The Chlamydia trachomatis A/HAR-13 nucleotide sequence AGCTCACGACTCAAAGATCCTCCACGAACAACTGCTTGGATCACTTCTTGTAGCTCTTCGCGCAAAAAGTCTTGTGATACGGCCTCGCATCCTAATGTCAGAGCTTCGATCAAATTCCCGCCTCCTTGCAAAACAGCAGATGTGACGGAACAAAATCGACAAAATCCTATTTTAATCACCAGACTACGCAAAATAGGGATCTTCTTGATAATTGCCTCTAGAGTCCTTTTCCCTATCCGTTTTTTCCAGACTATGCGTAGGGATATCGCTCCACCTATTCCTCCCAGCAAAACAAGAAACTTGTACCTACAAAACCATGTACTGCACGAGAAAACAGCTTTTGTGAGCCTTGTCATCTCCATATCTTCAAAAGTTTCTTTCAATGTAGGAATGACCCCTATTAGAAAGAACACCACAACAGCACAAGAAAATACCAATAAGATCGCTGGATAACTCAATGCTGCAGCAAGACTTTTGGATAGTTTTTCCTTCTCTTCCAACACTTTAATAATATTCATTAAAGCGCCTTCTAGATTCCCAATACTCTCTCCAGAACGCACACTATTCTGATAAAAAGAATCAAAAATATGCGGGAACCTCGCTAGAGCTTCTGAAAAGACCCCACCGGAACGTAGAGCTTCCATCAAAGAAGTGAGAACCCCAGCCAGCGCACGTCCCTGATACTGATCTCGCAATGAAGTCAAAGCATCGTATAAGGAGATCCCCGATCGTAATAATAACACTAATTGCTTAGTAAAAATAACCAGCTCTGTAGTTGTGACACGGTAGTTTCTCTCTCGCACCTTTCGAATGTCCAGAATGCGAGCTCCTTGAGCAGCAAGAAGCTCTCTTGCCTCTCGCTGATGGAAAGCCTCTACAAAAGAACGTCGTTTTTTCTCGGACTGATCAAGATATGTACAAAGAAACCTAGCCATATCCCCTCCTGCTATTCTGACCGTTTTGCCACACGCAAAACTTCGGAAAGGGTTGTCTCCCCAGCAAGAGCCAGTTCTACTCCATGCTCTAGCAGAGGGCAATACCCTTCTCGCTCCGCAACACCTCGTAAAATGTGGTAAGGTCTCCCTAAAGCAATTTCAGAACGGAGTGTTGTGGTTACATCGACAAACTCATAGATCCCTTGTCTTCCTTTGTATCCGGAACGGAAGCACTGTGAACATCCACGTCCTTTACATAAAGGAGCGAAAGGATCCTTCCCTAGAGCTCTTAATAAAGCCTGTTCTTGCACATCGGCCACACAGAATTCTTTGCAATGCGTACAAATTCTACGGACGAGTCGTTGAGCGACAGCCCCTATCATTGTTGCGGATAATAAATAAGGCTCTACTCCCATGTCTAAAAGACGCGGGATTGCAGAAACAGCATCATTCGTATGAAGAGTAGACACTACCAAGTGCCCCGTCAATGCCGCTTGAATGGCAATCTCCGCAGTCTCTTGATCCCGGATTTCTCCTACCATCAAAACGTCTGGATCTTGTCTTAACAAATGGCGAAGTCCTTTAGAAAAGGTTAGTCCTATTTTAGGTTTCACAGCAATTTGAGCGACACCGGGGAGTTTATACTCTGGAGGATCTTCTATGGTCATGATATTAGTAAAAGGACCTGAAAGGTGTTGTATGACACTATATAAAGTGGTCGTCTTCCCACTTCCTGTCGGACCTGTTACTAATAGAATCCCTTCCGGAACTCCTATCGCTTTTCTAAAGGAGGTCTCCATTTTAGGAGGCATACACAAGCCGCGTATATCTAAAATTACATTGCGCTTATCCAGTATGCGCAACACCACCCGCTCTCCATGAATGACAGGGACCGTACTGACACGCATATCGATCTCTTGTCCTCCTAGTTGCAACTTAATGCGACCATCTTGAGGCAGTCGGTGTTCGGCGATATCGAGTTTGGTAAGCACTTTAATACGAGTAATAAGAGCGGCTCGTAAATGGTTCGGGGGAGCGTGGCGATCGTGTAGAACACCGTCTATGCGGTAACGAATACGTAAAAGATCTTCCACAGGGTCAAAATGAATATCCGAGGCTCGCTCTTCAATAGCTTCCTTAAGAATCAGATTGAGTAACCGCACTACAGGAGCACTGTTCTCTTGATTCTCAAGAAGTTCTGTGGTATCACTTTCCGATTCAGGCACTACAGCTTCCTGCATAGACTGTAGCATCTCGGAAGCTTTCCCGTCCTTATCGCTATATAGCTTTTGCAATCCATGAATAATTTCTGCTTCTTCCTTAGAAACCAATGAAAGAGGTTTTTGCGTGATCAACCGCACCTCATCCAAAGCCTCCAAAGGAGTTTTTTTCAAATGCCTTGCAAAAACGATCTTGTCGCCTAAATCCTCTACAGGCAGCAAATAATTTTTCTTTAAAAAAGAGTAGGGAAGCTGATCTACCAGATCTTGCATAGTGCCTTTATTCCCGTCCATCATACTCCACCCTTCCTCGAGAGCCGGAGGATTCTTCTCCCCATACGGTAGACTCTTTTCTTTCTATAGCCTGTTTAGCAGCCTGCTGTCCTGCTACTAAAGCTCTGAGGAAATCATCGTTCTCCCCGGGGCGAGCAGCCAGGAAAGCACATTCTAATTTTTCTTCTGTCTCACTAGGATTATCCAAAATCTTCGGAGTGATAAACATAAACATCTCTGTTTGTGAGTCCGAAGCAGAATCCATACCAAATAATTTTCCTATTCCTGGCAACTCTCCTAAAAATGGAATCCCGTCACGAGAATCCATAGTTTGATTACAACGAAGCCCCCCAATAATGACCGTTTCGCCATCTTGAATCCGAACCTTGTTCGTAATATTTCTGCGTGTAACATCGGGACGATCCGCATGATTTCTCCCAGTCGAATCAAACGTGATGTCGGTCTCTAAAGTAATAAAGCTCTTCCCATCCTCTTCTCCGATATTAATAACGGGAAGAATCTTAATCATAATCCCGTATTGAGCTCGATTGTATTGGGCTTTATCCTTATCAGAAGAAACTACAATTGACATTTCTTCCACAATCGCAATTCTCGCCGGGGTTTGGTTCATAGTCACGACGGAAGGACTTGCATTAATACGGACATCCTCTTGCGCCATGAGAAACTGATAAGCAAAGTCATAACTAGGAACAATCCCTTTTGCTCCACCTTTGAACAGGAACTCCAGAATGCCCCCACTTGCCCACGAAACGGCTTGCGTTCCCTGCTTACAAACCTCTTCTCCTAAACGCAATAGGTTCAATCCAGATTTACGTTGATTGGATAGTTTTCTTTCAAAAAGCAGAACCTCTATACGTACCATTTTTTTGGGCACATCCAGTTTCTTCAACAACATCTTGATCTTGGGTAAAGCTTCTTTCTCAATAACCATAATCAAGGTTCCGGTCTTGGAATCTGCAAT carries:
- a CDS encoding type II secretion system F family protein, producing the protein MARFLCTYLDQSEKKRRSFVEAFHQREARELLAAQGARILDIRKVRERNYRVTTTELVIFTKQLVLLLRSGISLYDALTSLRDQYQGRALAGVLTSLMEALRSGGVFSEALARFPHIFDSFYQNSVRSGESIGNLEGALMNIIKVLEEKEKLSKSLAAALSYPAILLVFSCAVVVFFLIGVIPTLKETFEDMEMTRLTKAVFSCSTWFCRYKFLVLLGGIGGAISLRIVWKKRIGKRTLEAIIKKIPILRSLVIKIGFCRFCSVTSAVLQGGGNLIEALTLGCEAVSQDFLREELQEVIQAVVRGGSLSRELSHRTWTPKLVIGMVALGEESGDLAVVFAHVAQIYNEDIQRVLTWVTAWCQPIVLVLLGGFIGLIMLSILLPLTSGIQTF
- a CDS encoding GspE/PulE family protein is translated as MMDGNKGTMQDLVDQLPYSFLKKNYLLPVEDLGDKIVFARHLKKTPLEALDEVRLITQKPLSLVSKEEAEIIHGLQKLYSDKDGKASEMLQSMQEAVVPESESDTTELLENQENSAPVVRLLNLILKEAIEERASDIHFDPVEDLLRIRYRIDGVLHDRHAPPNHLRAALITRIKVLTKLDIAEHRLPQDGRIKLQLGGQEIDMRVSTVPVIHGERVVLRILDKRNVILDIRGLCMPPKMETSFRKAIGVPEGILLVTGPTGSGKTTTLYSVIQHLSGPFTNIMTIEDPPEYKLPGVAQIAVKPKIGLTFSKGLRHLLRQDPDVLMVGEIRDQETAEIAIQAALTGHLVVSTLHTNDAVSAIPRLLDMGVEPYLLSATMIGAVAQRLVRRICTHCKEFCVADVQEQALLRALGKDPFAPLCKGRGCSQCFRSGYKGRQGIYEFVDVTTTLRSEIALGRPYHILRGVAEREGYCPLLEHGVELALAGETTLSEVLRVAKRSE